The Natranaerovirga hydrolytica genome contains the following window.
TATACTTTGACAATAGAGGTAGAAGACGCTTCCTTAAATGAAGAAGATTGGCCATGGAGAGTTAGAATTCATAGTTCGAATGAAGAGGGAGAACTATCACTCATTGAAGAAAAAGTTGGTAGCATAGATGAACAAGGCATGATAGAGATTCCTTTTACGACAGAAAGAGACACAGAAGATTTAATCATATACTTTAGAAGTCAACACCCTCAGACTAAGACAACATTTTATGAAGCGAAGTTATATGATCATAATGATGCGTTAATAGAAGACCTTAAGTTAAGTTACAAATATATACCAGAACAATTGATCTCCAGATTTAATGCTATAGATGCTAGTGAAAGCAGTGCGTCAACAAGAATAGCATACTATAGAGATGGTCTGAATATATATAGACACAATATCATACTAGGTTCAGGTGGAGGCGCCTGGAATGAAATGTACCCAGGCTATCAATCTCAACCGTATTATAGCACACAAGCTCATAATTACTTTTTACAAACCATTATTGAAACAGGAACAATCGGCTTAGCGATACTAATATTCTTTATTATGACGTTAGTATTAATGTTAATGAAGTCTTTAAAAAACAAAGATGCAATGAATATTACATTAGTCATAGCAATCGTATCAATGTTAGGACATAGTTTCTTAGACTTTAATTTCTCTTATTTATCTATGCCGATTATATTATGGGCTTTAGTTGGTTTGCTCAATACGGATGGCATTAATATAGACCTTAAGCTCTATAAGAAATTCAAAACAATACAAATTTCTCCAGTCATACCTTTAATTATAATAGCTATAATGTTCATATTCACTTTATCATTATATCGTGGCTATTCTATAGGAATAGAAGCTGAGAATACAAGAAGGGCTACAGAAGAAAGAATTGAATTATATCAGAGGGCAATAAGTAGAGACCCATTTAGAGCAGAATATTATGTGGAATTAGGGAAGTTATTAATGACTTCTGAAGCTAGAGAATTAGGATTAAGCGACCTAAGCACCATAGAAAGTTATTATGAAAAGGCAGTTAGATATGCACCTTACAATGCAAGTCATATGCAGCAGTTAGCCAGCTATTATATAAGTTGGGGACAATTTGACAATGGACTTGAATATATAGAACAATCAATAGAACATGCACCATTAAGACAGTCAACCTATAATGTAAAATCAGATGCTTATGAAACCGTAGGCAGTTATTTAATACAAAATGGTGATGTCCAAGAAGGTCTAGAAATGTATGAAAAAGTCTTAGAAGTAGCAGATGATTTATCAACTGTCAACAAGGGTGTAAGAGAAAAAATCGTATTAAATGATGAAACCCTTAGTAGGATAGAAAGAACGAAGTATTATATCCAAAATCACGATCAACCACAAGCATTAGGAAGAATAGGCGATATTGTCTATCTCTCCTATATGGATATAGATGTTGACGGAGATGGGCAATTGGATAATTGGTGGACTTGGAATAGAGTAGATGGCAATCTCCAGACACAACTGGTAGATAATGGCGTTGAAGTAAAAAATTCAGGCGATGATTTGGGCTTATTCATATCACCAAGATTTGAGCTAGAGCCAAACCAAAGCTATGGATTAGAGCTTCATATAGAAGGCAATATGAATGAAGACTTTAGTCAAGTGGTTGTGTACAGTAGAAACGGAACAACAACACAATACAGCAGCAGACCTATATCAGAAGCATCAGATGAAGAAAGAATAACCTATATCTTTGAAACAACAGATGATATAACCCCAGGTGATCAAGAAATAAGATTGTATCACTATGGAGACACGGACAAAAGTTATCAGGTTAATAAAGTGATGATTTATAAAGTTGACGAATAATAGACACTGGATTAAGGCTAGATATTTGACACACTTTGAGAATGTATATATAATTAATAAGGGTAGAAAACCTAGGCAGATAACTAACCTAGGAGGGGTAAAGTGAAGAAAGAAAAATGGTATGCATTGTTTGTAGAATCAAATAAAGAAAAAAAAGTAAAGCAATTACTTGAAAAAACAATGGCACAAGATTACAAAATTATAATACCCACAAGAGAGCTTAAAGAAAGAAAAAATGGAAAATGGTACCATAAGAAAAGAAAGTTATTTCCAGGCTATGTCCTTATAAAGGGATATATAGACACGCAAGCATACCATGACATTAAAAATACGCCTGGAATAGTAGAAGTCTTAAAAACCAATGAAGAACTTTTAACCATAGATGAAAAAGAGTTAGAAGTTCTAAAGCTTTTGATCGATAATAAAGACAACAACATAGGTGTCTCAAAGCTATACAAAGAAGATGACACCATTCAAATAATTGAAGGCCCTTTAAAAGGATTAGAAGGTTACATTGTACATGTAAACCATAGAAAAGGCAGAGCAAAA
Protein-coding sequences here:
- a CDS encoding O-antigen ligase family protein, with amino-acid sequence MGSKISKTKNHKKHTNKMIEVVMISLLAILLFSLPFSRGLFFEKEMMITYMLSFLLFGLYTIIKIKSKEKITLQSPFGYIAVALVIAYILPIIFFQWANLRGAIGLILSHINYLIIYVMVSDYSKKIQYKMVILNTIIASGFITASIGILALAGYVDYRDAVLGASRIASTFQYPNTLAALMMTLFFIVTGLQNTQTKLWQKSIYGAIGYVMLITFIFTYSRSAWLLFPIFAIIYLILIPSKNRINTLFYYIAVGIPTIAILQPFMRYSEMDTEKKPMLLISLIIGLVIFTVIHISIQFIIKRLQEKHYKIIYILLGTMVAMATVFIVIAVNTTQPLVFDNTNHRANRVQQINRTIKDSHSESEYTLTIEVEDASLNEEDWPWRVRIHSSNEEGELSLIEEKVGSIDEQGMIEIPFTTERDTEDLIIYFRSQHPQTKTTFYEAKLYDHNDALIEDLKLSYKYIPEQLISRFNAIDASESSASTRIAYYRDGLNIYRHNIILGSGGGAWNEMYPGYQSQPYYSTQAHNYFLQTIIETGTIGLAILIFFIMTLVLMLMKSLKNKDAMNITLVIAIVSMLGHSFLDFNFSYLSMPIILWALVGLLNTDGINIDLKLYKKFKTIQISPVIPLIIIAIMFIFTLSLYRGYSIGIEAENTRRATEERIELYQRAISRDPFRAEYYVELGKLLMTSEARELGLSDLSTIESYYEKAVRYAPYNASHMQQLASYYISWGQFDNGLEYIEQSIEHAPLRQSTYNVKSDAYETVGSYLIQNGDVQEGLEMYEKVLEVADDLSTVNKGVREKIVLNDETLSRIERTKYYIQNHDQPQALGRIGDIVYLSYMDIDVDGDGQLDNWWTWNRVDGNLQTQLVDNGVEVKNSGDDLGLFISPRFELEPNQSYGLELHIEGNMNEDFSQVVVYSRNGTTTQYSSRPISEASDEERITYIFETTDDITPGDQEIRLYHYGDTDKSYQVNKVMIYKVDE
- the loaP gene encoding antiterminator LoaP is translated as MKKEKWYALFVESNKEKKVKQLLEKTMAQDYKIIIPTRELKERKNGKWYHKKRKLFPGYVLIKGYIDTQAYHDIKNTPGIVEVLKTNEELLTIDEKELEVLKLLIDNKDNNIGVSKLYKEDDTIQIIEGPLKGLEGYIVHVNHRKGRAKVKINFMNDERIVELGVEIVEKIQSQT